The Pleurodeles waltl isolate 20211129_DDA chromosome 7, aPleWal1.hap1.20221129, whole genome shotgun sequence genome includes a region encoding these proteins:
- the LOC138247264 gene encoding zymogen granule membrane protein 16-like, which yields MYAFVAFALLTAPVLSSEIRTRLSSHSREFGGGSGVAFTTSGLHLHGPITGLRIRESTSYILGIQIRFGSIWSSLYGSTSSSYLEVLLRHGEHITQVSGKYSSYVNELIFLTNQGRMFRFGQPSGSCFNLFPLHSNTVLRYISGRYSGSLITSIGFHWDRPLGYVSSLNFTGVAQIQAP from the exons TCAGGACTCGCCTGTCTTCGCACAGCAGGGAGTTCGGAGGAGGATCTGGtgttgcattcactacctctggtCTGCACTTGCATGGGCCAATCACAGGCCTCCGTATCCGTGAGAGCACCAGTTACATCCTTGG AATCCAAATCCGGTTCGGCAGCATTTGGAGTTCGCTGTACGGCAGCACCTCGAGTTCTTACCTGGAGGTCCTTCTCCGCCATGGAGAACACATCACACAAGTGTCAGGGAAATACAGCAGCTATGTTAACGAGCTGATATTCCTCACTAACCAGGGCCGTATGTTCCGCTTTGGCCAGCCCTCTGGTTCTTGCTTTAACCTCTTCCCACTCCACAGCAACACCGTTCTGCGCTACATCAGCGGGCGCTACTCAGGCTCTCTCATCACCAGTATTGGATTCCACTGGGATAGGCCCCTTGGCTATGTATCTAGCCTGAACTTCACTGGTGTGGCCCAGATTCAGGCACCATAA